In Cryptomeria japonica chromosome 10, Sugi_1.0, whole genome shotgun sequence, a genomic segment contains:
- the LOC131026730 gene encoding G-type lectin S-receptor-like serine/threonine-protein kinase At2g19130 has product MAMNYLLLAISMIITLNNCTSSALHGGDTLLMGGSLAGNQTITSKNGTFTLGFFSPRGTSNWYVGIWYARMSPKVTVWVANRDNPVRSVPGVLKFSSEGRLRLFDREGRSVWSTDVGLKGSWAMITDPGNFIMLGHGHNKSEIVWESFAHPGDTWLPGMKMWKGMKLTSWKSSVDPAIGLFSFEMDKSPGKTDMVLVYNNSVTYWSSGEWTGSYFANIPEGEAYTQKIFIFSFVRVSPSRINYQFRVITWGHILTGRVVLNEKGELKIYLWMDDDAWNEAWSSHRGQCSEHDICGAYGLCNLNDVCSCIEGFIPKQYTQGLLSSGCARRRTLHCSITAGTTDGFLESKNRNLPEEGAVSYNNESTLQGCRTVCLNNCSCTAFSFVISDLPVCRLWFGDLFIMRVSSDNQSIFIRLAVSELPPSMSSRSDKTPVVLIVLLSVVAFLVVSSLLFGAFLMWKRRRLRKKGLEEDVPISLKMFTYKELRIATENFKHKLGSGAFGSVFKGTLPDSTLVAVKRLECSAGAEKQFRGEINTIGRIQHVNLVKLWGFCVEGSRRLLVYAYMPNGSLNSFLFCEEGEAETVLLDWKTRFEIALGTARGLVYLHEECKDRIIHCDIKPENILLDGDFSPQIADFGLAKLVGRDFSRVLTTTRGTRGYLAPEWISGLPITSKVDVYSFGMTLLEILSGRRNLDLKVEKSRLYFPTWALSQIGGGNIIGVVDVRIASEANIEEVRRAAVVAGLCIQDDENRRPSMGEVVRILEGTMEAPVPEIPRSLQVLVDQVEDDETAQTPGMLLSSSMPT; this is encoded by the coding sequence ATGGCGATGAATTATTTGCTCCTCGCAATTTCTATGATTATTACATTGAATAATTGCACTTCATCAGCACTGCATGGTGGGGATACGCTTTTAATGGGGGGTTCGCTCGCTGGAAATCAGACCATAACGTCAAAGAATGGAACGTTTACGTTGGGGTTTTTCTCTCCGAGAGGAACGAGTAATTGGTATGTTGGCATCTGGTATGCACGAATGTCTCCGAAGGTCACAGTTTGGGTGGCTAACAGAGATAATCCTGTCAGAAGTGTGCCTGGTGTCCTGAAATTTTCAAGCGAAGGTCGTCTCAGACTGTTTGATAGAGAAGGGCGTTCAGTGTGGTCGACTGATGTTGGTCTGAAAGGATCGTGGGCTATGATAACAGACCCTGGTAATTTTATCATGCTGGGTCATGGTCACAATAAGTCAGAGATAGTTTGGGAGAGTTTCGCTCATCCGGGAGATACATGGTTGCCTGGCATGAAGATGTGGAAAGGCATGAAGCTAACTTCGTGGAAGAGTTCTGTGGATCCTGCAATTGGGTTATTTTCTTTCGAAATGGACAAGTCTCCTGGAAAGACGGACATGGTGTTGGTCTATAACAACAGTGTTACATATTGGTCCAGTGGAGAATGGACTGGGAGTTATTTTGCAAACATTCCCGAAGGGGAGGCTTATACTCAAAagatattcatattttcctttGTGAGGGTTTCTCCTTCAAGAATAAACTATCAGTTTAGAGTAATCACGTGGGGACATATATTGACTGGGCGCGTAGTGTTAAATGAGAAGGGTGAATTAAAAATTTACCTCTGGATGGATGATGATGCTTGGAATGAGGCATGGTCATCACACCGAGGTCAATGCAGTGAGCATGATATCTGTGGGGCGTATGGACTGTGTAATCTGAATGATGTATGTAGTTGTATTGAGGGTTTCATTCCCAAGCAATACACTCAAGGTTTGTTGTCAAGTGGGTGTGCGCGGCGAAGAACCTTGCACTGCTCTATCACCGCGGGCACCACCGACGGCTTCCTGGAATCCAAGAACCGAAACTTGCCCGAAGAAGGAGCTGTCTCATACAACAACGAGTCAACACTGCAAGGCTGCAGGACTGTTTGTCTCAACAATTGCTCCTGTACAGCCTTTTCTTTCGTTATCTCTGATCTACCAGTCTGTAGACTCTGGTTTGGGGATTTATTCATAATGCGGGTTTCATCTGACAACCAATCCATCTTCATCAGGCTAGCTGTTTCTGAGTTGCCCCCCTCGATGTCAAGCAGAAGCGACAAAACCCCTGTAGTTCTTATTGTACTTCTTTCTGTCGTGGCTTTCCTGGTTGTCTCATCTCTCCTTTTTGGCGCATTTCTTATGTGGAAACGTCGAAGACTGCGAAAGAAAGGCTTGGAAGAGGATGTGCCGATATCTCTCAAAATGTTCACTTACAAAGAGCTCCGAATTGCAACGGAGAATTTCAAGCACAAGCTGGGAAGCGGTGCATTCGGTTCTGTGTTCAAAGGAACTCTGCCAGACAGCACGCTTGTGGCTGTTAAAAGATTAGAGTGCTCTGCAGGAGCAGAAAAGCAATTCCGTGGGGAAATAAATACCATCGGGAGAATACAGCATGTGAATTTGGTGAAGCTCTGGGGATTCTGTGTAGAAGGCTCTCGAAGGCTACTGGTTTATGCCTACATGCCCAATGGTTCTCTAAATTCATTTCTCTTCTGTGAAGAGGGAGAAGCAGAGACGGTTTTATTGGATTGGAAGACCCGTTTTGAGATCGCACTGGGTACTGCGCGTGGATTAGTTTATCtccatgaggaatgcaaggatcGTATCATTCACTGTGATATAAAGCCTGAAAACATTCTTTTGGACGGTGACTTCAGCCCGCAGATAGCTGATTTTGGTTTGGCAAAGCTGGTGGGCAGAGATTTCAGTCGTGTATTGACGACCACAAGAGGAACTCGAGGGTACTTGGCCCCCGAGTGGATCTCCGGCCTTCCTATCACTTCCAAGGTGGACGTATACAGTTTTGGTATGACATTGCTGGAAATTTTATCCGGTCGTAGAAATTTGGACTTGAAGGTGGAGAAGAGCAGATTGTACTTTCCTACCTGGGCTTTATCACAGATTGGGGGAGGAAACATAATAGGTGTTGTGGATGTAAGAATAGCAAGTGAGGCGAATATCGAAGAGGTgagaagagcagcagtggtggcgGGGCTATGCATTCAAGACGATGAAAATAGGAGGCCAAGCATGGGTGAAGTGGTGAGGATATTAGAGGGGACGATGGAAGCTCCTGTGCCAGAGATTCCAAGGTCCCTACAGGTGTTGGTAGATCAAGTAGAAGACGACGAAACTGCTCAAACTCCTGGGATGTTATTAAGCAGTTCTATGCCCACGTAA